A window from Drosophila kikkawai strain 14028-0561.14 chromosome 2L, DkikHiC1v2, whole genome shotgun sequence encodes these proteins:
- the LOC108077312 gene encoding uncharacterized protein — MSGEKSLAAQRIKQRKLDKIRIMIFGCRKEWPKTTLSGDSLACTSKSSQVVDVSSSRSDIGRIPAGGFAPCGCPMDTGPSNSTQSLFTCEVSTQTEDNERKSTNETEPRASAESVSGRKDVATQSSFTELQNNPRRSSKTNYNIVSTRFLPSSYIINQECEPQSDADSVAEKHPQKWSFRRPLIVVDRGLPRISGAKSQMPTNQAMSDPQTRDQRTRGQSARDQRSGSNSRGNQQSRNQPTRNQQKSQKKPNRKQSTVAFEQPQQQRQRQGQGQNRSNLESESSATSFATSNQSEAEASAKKDIYTQSEDQVPRTEKPAASYPCSRIPELLNRVCKLETKLKNQEQALRSLQCAMKASKPPNCSVNQPPKKCETACKAKCAERSIPKCAEQSTQKCADQSTQKCDKEPTDCQTLKKEFIDIFIKTETSATSACSQKDIKKPIGICPAKNSCEDSRTMYLQCVEDSDTLIQQFNQKFAKPKNCKGEKNKSPCPEKCSPCLSVLTKQCITEPESGNMLDKCVGLVAKNSNVRKSSSASCLAENKVGNPCDSRQSLKKEVYESVLEQFVKNFPNPSMEYSQNLAAAQKPEGERYLFERLCAELVSLFTKPKNLEPCAVKEEDKLKRVTISENNTIREKDKLSEKPCKVEKICKDPAVSPGGCPSCSDSGNLPVLDSLVDELMKLIDCRPFRDVVLIITRRGCNIYHINIREMATGNVLGCLLANEAAITEAMSLGLFEDIHTFCELDKQSTKDALVPQREPGGETQLDSRDKEKAMAFVTRVLGLQAGEAERFFFLTNALKSVKKSSDQSLVGPESSGATENTGLIGRGAITGNLVFLGNVHNAPGTSGSQSDMSGRGIQAFPSYAFWTGY, encoded by the exons ATGAGCGGCGAGAAGAGTTTGGCAGCACAGCGAATTAAGCAGAGAAAGCTTGATAAAATTCGAATAATGATATTTGGATG TCGCAAAGAATGGCCCAAAACGACGCTGAGCGGCGACTCCCTGGCCTGCACATCAAAGTCCAGTCAAGTTGTGG ATGTTTCGTCCAGCAGGTCGGATATAGGTCGCATACCTGCGGGTGGATTTGCACCATGCGGCTGCCCGATGGACACAGGACCCTCGAATTCCACACAATCCCTTTTCACCTGCGAAGTATCCACTCAAACAGAGGACAATGAAAGGAAATCCACAAATGAAACCGAACCAAGGGCGTCTGCGGAATCTGTTTCAGGTCGGAAAGATGTAGCCACTCAGTCATCGTTTACGGAATTGCAAAATAACCCAAGAAGATCCTCCAAAACGAACTATAACATAGTTAGTACAAGATTTTTGCCATCTAGTTATATAATCAACCAGGAATGCGAACCACAATCTGACGCAGATTCAGTTGCTGAAAAGCATCCGCAAAAATGGAGTTTCAGGCGTCCTCTTATTGTGGTTGACCGGGGCCTACCAAGAATTTCCGGGGCAAAAAGCCAGATGCCGACAAACCAAGCAATGAGTGACCCACAGACAAGAGACCAAAGAACAAGGGGCCAATCAGCAAGAGACCAACGATCGGGAAGCAATTCAAGAGGAAACCAACAATCGAGAAACCAGCCAACAAGGAACCAacaaaaaagccaaaagaaaCCAAATAGAAAGCAATCAACAGTTGCCTTTGAGCAGCCGCAACAACAAAGGCAgagacagggacagggacaaaACCGATCGAATTTGGAGTCTGAGAGTTCAGCTACTTCTTTTGCGACCTCGAATCAATCTGAAGCAGAAGCTTCTGCGAAAAAAGACATTTATACTCAATCTGAAGATCAAGTCCCACGAACGGAGAAGCCCGCTGCCTCTTATCCGTGTTCCCGCATTCCCGAATTACTCAATCGGGTTTGTAAACTGGAAACAAAGTTGAAGAATCAGGAACAAGCTCTTAGGAGCCTTCAATGCGCCATGAAGGCGAGCAAACCCCCAAATTGCAGTGTCAACCAACCGCCAAAGAAATGTGAAACGGCATGCAAAGCGAAATGTGCTGAGCGATCCATCCCGAAATGTGCTGAGCAATCCACCCAGAAATGTGCTGATCAATCCACCCAGAAATGCGATAAAGAGCCTACCGATTGTCAGACTTTAAAGAAGGAATTCATAGATATATTCATCAAAACAGAAACATCTGCCACAAGCGCGTGTTCCCAAAAGGATATTAAAAAGCCAATTGGCATTTGTCCTGCGAAGAATAGTTGTGAAGATTCCCGAACAATGTATTTACAGTGCGTGGAAGATTCCGACACTTTAATTCAGCAGTTCAATCAGAAGTTTGCCAAGCCAAAGAATTGTAAAGGCGAGAAAAACAAGTCGCCTTGCCCGGAAAAATGTTCACCTTGTTTGTCCGTCCTAACTAAACAATGTATAACGGAACCAGAATCAGGAAACATGCTCGATAAATGCGTTGGTCTAGTGGCCAAGAATTCAAATGTAAGAAAATCTTCTTCAGCTTCTTGTTTGGCTGAGAATAAAGTTGGAAACCCCTGTGACTCCCGTCAAAGTTTAAAGAAGGAAGTCTACGAGTCCGTACTGGAACAGTTTGTCAAGAACTTCCCCAATCCTAGTATGGAGTATAGCCAGAACCTGGCGGCGGCTCAGAAACCCGAAGGGGAGCGGTACTTGTTCGAGCGCTTGTGTGCTGAACTCGTAAGCCTATTTACCAAGCCAAAAAATCTGGAACCGTGTGCAGTAAAGGAGGAGGACAAGCTCAAGAGGGTGACCATATCGGAAAACAATACGATTCGGGAGAAGGATAAACTAAGTGAGAAGCCCTGCAAAGTGGAGAAGATTTGCAAGGATCCTGCGGTGTCACCCGGTGGCTGCCCATCGTGCAGTGACAGTGGGAACCTGCCCGTCCTTGACAGCTTGGTTGACGAACTAATGAAGCTAATTGACTGCAGACCCTTCCGGGACGTGGTGCTGATCATAACGCGGCGGGGATGTAATATCTATCATATCAATATCCGTGAGATGGCGACGGGCAATGTGCTGGGCTGCTTGCTTGCCAATGAAGCGGCCATAACTGAAGCCATGAGCCTGGGATTGTTCGAGGATATCCACACATTCTGTGAATTGGACAAGCAAAGTACTAAAGATGCCTTAGTACCACAGCGAGAGCCGGGTGGTGAGACTCAGTTGGATAGCAGGGACAAAGAGAAGGCCATGGCATTTGTAACTCGAGTGCTGGGCCTACAGGCTGGGGAGGCCGAACGCTTCTTCTTCCTAACCAACGCCCTCAAATCGGTCAAGAAGTCGTCGGATCAGAGTCTCGTTGGACCGGAATCATCAGGGGCTACCGAAAACACTGGCCTTATTGGCCGTGGAGCTATCACTGGCAACCTGGTTTTCCTGGGCAATGTTCACAATGCACCAGGAACCTCCGGGTCGCAGTCAGATATGAGTGGGCGAGGCATCCAAGCATTTCCTTCGTATGCTTTCTGGACAGGATACTGA
- the Elba1 gene encoding early boundary activity protein 1, with protein sequence SPQINRRQRLEFALTLLPYDPETVQLSEAQRQVVDIIARLRTDDSFTEEESDGDGKTLDHHQEDAEAFADRAMRQIELTDNGKLSTLETLTRAAEKLLKTQNCNDAVEEEEDQDYDDFVRDVETTQLMRNTIQTVNEARMKLIQQWERSKRKALDLLTIEIEKVQEMDEDQDQDQEQTSSRFEMFREGTEEHNTSTPKTNDEDTVIDDDDEEYVPDGDEGSSSAGTKRKRSKKPVTSTPNAKRPCPGFEFDQDNRSPMVMIGPNGTKVLRSSLSAINWDMTGPSITRKLLCEIFDRDTLAHHTLSGKPSPAFKDCARPSKQQLDPLKVADLVYLMTNSMDMTPREVRTAITTKCADENKMLRSKLQRCQRKKK encoded by the coding sequence TCTCCACAGATCAACCGCCGCCAGCGCCTGGAATTCGCTCTAACCCTTCTGCCCTACGACCCGGAAACAGTGCAGCTATCCGAGGCCCAAAGGCAGGTGGTGGACATTATTGCCCGCCTTCGCACAGATGACTCTTTTACGGAGGAGGAAAGCGATGGTGATGGCAAGACTCTGGACCACCACCAAGAAGATGCCGAGGCTTTTGCGGATCGTGCCATGCGCCAGATCGAGTTGACGGACAATGGAAAGCTGAGCACTCTGGAAACTCTGACCCGGGCTGCTGAGAAGTTGCTCAAAACCCAAAATTGCAACGATGCGgtggaggaagaggaggatcAAGACTATGACGACTTTGTCAGAGATGTGGAGACAACGCAGCTCATGAGGAACACCATCCAGACGGTCAACGAGGCGCGGATGAAGCTGATCCAGCAGTGGGAGCGCAGCAAGCGTAAGGCCCTGGATCTCCTCACCATTGAGATCGAGAAGGTACAGGAAATGGACGAGGACCAGGACCAAGATCAGGAGCAGACTTCGTCGCGCTTTGAGATGTTCCGCGAGGGAACCGAGGAGCACAACACCTCCACGCCCAAGACCAATGACGAGGACACGGTCAtcgacgatgacgatgaggaATATGTGCCAGATGGCGACGAGGGCTCGTCGTCAGCCGGGACCAAGAGAAAGCGCAGCAAGAAGCCGGTGACCTCCACGCCGAATGCCAAGCGTCCGTGTCCGGGCTTCGAGTTCGACCAGGACAATAGGTCGCCGATGGTAATGATCGGTCCGAATGGCACCAAGGTATTACGCAGCAGTCTCAGTGCCATCAATTGGGACATGACCGGACCCTCCATCACCCGCAAGCTGCTGTGCGAGATCTTCGACCGGGACACGCTGGCCCACCACACGCTCTCCGGGAAGCCGTCGCCGGCCTTCAAGGATTGCGCCCGGCCCAGCAAGCAGCAGCTGGACCCATTGAAGGTGGCCGATCTGGTCTACCTGATGACCAACAGCATGGACATGACGCCCAGGGAAGTACGCACAGCGATCACCACGAAGTGTGCCGATGAGAACAAGATGCTACGCTCCAAGCTGCAGCGCTGTCAGCGAAAGAAGAAGTAG
- the Taf12L gene encoding uncharacterized protein Taf12L — translation MDLSSDDSDSSFGNGSPLTNRSSSSSSDTSSVSSVKSNSSSSEEERNLLDSNYDIITELNLKQFVFRVDRYAVLDDQAVDMVAKIADVFVNDVARRVVKLAQYRKERMSLLDLKFTLKREYNMEFPHDIVEEK, via the exons ATGGACCTCAGCAGCGACGATAGCGATTCATCGTTCGGCAATGGGAGTCCCCTCACGAACAGATCATCGAGCAGCTCCAGCGACACCAGCAGCGTGAGCTCCGTGAAATCGAACTCGTCGTCCAGCGAGGAGGAGAGAAACTTACTGGACAGCAACTACGAT ATTATCACTGAGCTGAACCTGAAGCAGTTTGTGTTTAGGGTCGACCGTTACGCCGTGCTGGACGATCAGGCAGTGGATATGGTGGCCAAAATCGCCGATGTCTTTGTTAATGACGTGGCCAGGCGCGTTGTCAAGTTGGCCCAATACCGAAAGGAGCGGATGAGCCTGCTGGACCTCAAGTTCACCCTGAAGCGGGAGTACAATATGGAATTTCCCCACGATATTgtagaagaaaaataa